The following are encoded in a window of Solidesulfovibrio magneticus RS-1 genomic DNA:
- a CDS encoding phosphatidylserine decarboxylase family protein → MYKPICGLARDGLPIIGVFALATLVFALLRWPCLATISLLSTIFSFNFFRDPDRTSPTENGIAVSPADGVVCKLGEAADPITGEMRQVVCVFMNVFNVHVNRSPVTGVVSEVRYIPGKFFNASLDKASTDNERNVIVVTDAEGARFTVVQIAGLIARRIVCPAKAGDTLSRGERYGMIKFGSRLDVYLPHGYHPAVAMGQKTMAGVTVLAKKAD, encoded by the coding sequence ATGTATAAGCCCATTTGCGGCCTGGCCCGCGACGGACTGCCCATCATCGGCGTTTTCGCCCTGGCGACCCTGGTTTTCGCCCTGCTGCGCTGGCCTTGCCTAGCCACCATCAGCCTGTTGTCCACGATTTTTTCCTTCAATTTCTTCCGCGACCCGGACCGCACCTCGCCCACGGAAAACGGCATAGCCGTGTCCCCGGCCGACGGCGTGGTCTGCAAGCTCGGCGAGGCGGCGGACCCGATCACGGGCGAGATGCGCCAGGTCGTGTGCGTGTTCATGAACGTTTTTAACGTCCACGTGAACCGCTCGCCGGTCACGGGCGTGGTTTCGGAAGTGCGCTACATTCCCGGCAAATTCTTCAACGCTTCCCTGGACAAGGCTTCCACGGACAACGAGCGCAACGTCATTGTCGTCACCGATGCCGAGGGCGCGCGGTTTACCGTGGTGCAGATCGCGGGGCTGATTGCCCGGCGCATCGTCTGCCCGGCCAAGGCCGGCGATACGCTTTCGCGCGGCGAACGGTACGGCATGATCAAGTTCGGGTCGCGCCTTGACGTCTATCTGCCCCATGGCTATCATCCGGCTGTCGCCATGGGCCAGAAAACCATGGCCGGTGTCACCGTTTTGGCGAAAAAGGCCGACTAA
- the pssA gene encoding CDP-diacylglycerol--serine O-phosphatidyltransferase, with protein MEEKVTQSRARRSVYILPNLFTMASLFAGFLGVLWAIEGQFDMTALAILFSCLFDGLDGKVARLTGTSSDFGVQFDSLADLVAFGVAPAIMVYQWQLARFGRLGILAAFMLVACGALRLARFNVMSGKTTTSKKFFVGLPIPAAGCMIALFFMFERYLPDDIAAAVIPKACLVLVYALSFLMVSRVRYASFKELGLVKAHPFSAMVTALLLFVVVASEPWLMGFLLFSAYLISGIFYTFFILPRRTKLREPLQELS; from the coding sequence ATGGAAGAAAAAGTCACCCAGAGCCGGGCTCGCAGGAGCGTGTATATCCTGCCGAACCTGTTCACCATGGCAAGCCTGTTCGCGGGCTTTCTGGGGGTGCTTTGGGCTATCGAAGGGCAGTTTGACATGACGGCCCTGGCCATTCTCTTCTCCTGCCTTTTCGATGGCCTTGACGGCAAGGTGGCCCGGCTCACCGGCACCAGCAGCGATTTTGGCGTGCAGTTCGACTCCCTGGCCGATCTCGTGGCCTTCGGCGTGGCCCCGGCCATCATGGTCTACCAGTGGCAGCTGGCCCGCTTCGGCCGCCTGGGGATTCTGGCCGCCTTCATGCTCGTGGCCTGCGGCGCGCTGCGGCTCGCCCGGTTCAACGTCATGTCCGGCAAGACCACCACCTCCAAGAAGTTCTTCGTGGGCCTGCCCATCCCGGCCGCTGGCTGCATGATCGCGCTGTTTTTCATGTTCGAGCGCTATCTGCCCGACGACATCGCCGCCGCTGTCATCCCCAAGGCCTGCCTCGTGCTCGTGTACGCCTTGTCCTTCCTCATGGTCAGCCGCGTGCGCTACGCGTCGTTTAAGGAACTCGGGCTGGTCAAGGCCCATCCCTTCAGCGCCATGGTCACGGCGCTGCTGCTTTTCGTCGTGGTCGCCTCCGAGCCCTGGCTCATGGGCTTCCTGCTCTTTTCCGCCTACCTCATCTCCGGCATCTTCTACACCTTCTTCATTCTGCCGCGCCGCACCAAGCTACGGGAGCCCCTCCAGGAGCTCTCATAA
- a CDS encoding HAD family hydrolase, with amino-acid sequence MSQVCGLRAVFFDFGGVLAEEGFRQALIDIAREAGRDPAEVVPAAYEMAWTTRFVVGGCDEAGFWQAFRKATGIAADDAHLTEVVLSRFVPRPYMFALADAVRGLGLKTAILSDQTEWLARLDARHDVFSHFDQVFNSYHHGTSKREAAFFELALAAMDVTAGESLFIDDAAHNTELAARLGFKTLLYRDRESFFAELADLCPPLGAL; translated from the coding sequence ATGAGCCAGGTATGTGGACTTCGGGCCGTGTTTTTCGATTTCGGCGGCGTGTTGGCCGAGGAGGGCTTTCGCCAGGCGCTCATCGACATCGCCCGGGAGGCCGGTCGCGATCCGGCCGAGGTGGTGCCGGCGGCCTATGAGATGGCCTGGACCACGCGGTTCGTGGTCGGCGGCTGCGACGAGGCCGGGTTTTGGCAGGCCTTTCGCAAGGCCACGGGCATTGCGGCCGACGACGCGCATCTGACCGAGGTGGTGCTGTCGCGGTTCGTGCCCCGGCCCTACATGTTCGCCCTGGCCGACGCGGTGCGCGGCCTGGGCCTTAAGACCGCGATCTTAAGCGACCAGACCGAGTGGCTGGCCCGGCTTGACGCCCGGCATGACGTCTTTTCCCATTTCGATCAGGTCTTTAACAGCTACCATCACGGCACGTCCAAGCGCGAGGCGGCGTTTTTCGAGCTGGCCCTGGCGGCCATGGACGTGACGGCCGGGGAGTCTCTTTTCATCGACGACGCGGCCCACAATACGGAACTGGCCGCCCGACTGGGCTTTAAAACCCTTTTATACCGGGACCGGGAGTCGTTTTTCGCCGAACTGGCCGACCTGTGCCCGCCCCTTGGAGCGCTTTAA
- a CDS encoding 2-isopropylmalate synthase, which produces MSDDNRVYIFDTTLRDGEQSPGATMTREEKVRMARQLETLGVDIIEAGFPAASEGDFQAVSAIAAAVKTPVVAALCRALASDIDRGFEAIKGAQRRRIHTFLATSELHMQHKLNKTPTQVLDMIEAAVSHAASKGVEVQFSAEDASRSEPAFLVAACERAINAGATILNIPDTVGYAQPAEFAELIRHLMTTVRGAGGVTFAVHCHNDLGLAVANTLAALHAGARQAEVTLSGIGERAGNASLEQVVMGLNTRPNYYNLTTGIVTEELFPSCRRLSGIIGQPIPPYAPIMGRNAFAHESGIHQHGVLKDRRTYEIMTAESIGRKGAVVVLGKHSGRHALDAKVKELGYALNDEELLVVFVAVKQLADRKQRILDEDIEALILEKVLRRPDRYALQFLSVHCGNVELAPFAVVEMQVEGQTVRHYSAGSGPVDAVFNAVCQAVGRKPDLEEYQINAITGGTDAQGEVTVRIKDGTATTVGRGVHDDVIMASTLAFINALNRLAKKEEERTCPQL; this is translated from the coding sequence ATGTCCGACGACAACAGGGTATACATCTTTGATACCACGCTCCGTGACGGCGAACAGTCGCCCGGAGCCACCATGACCCGCGAAGAAAAAGTCCGCATGGCCCGCCAACTCGAAACCCTTGGCGTGGACATCATCGAGGCCGGTTTCCCGGCCGCCAGCGAAGGCGATTTCCAGGCCGTCTCGGCCATCGCCGCCGCCGTCAAGACCCCGGTGGTGGCCGCCCTGTGCCGGGCCCTGGCCTCGGACATCGACCGGGGCTTTGAAGCCATCAAGGGCGCGCAGCGCCGCCGCATCCACACCTTCCTGGCCACCTCCGAGCTGCACATGCAGCACAAGTTGAACAAGACCCCGACCCAGGTTCTCGACATGATCGAGGCGGCCGTTTCCCACGCCGCGTCCAAGGGCGTCGAGGTCCAGTTCTCGGCCGAGGACGCCTCACGCTCCGAACCTGCCTTCCTCGTTGCCGCCTGCGAGCGGGCCATAAACGCCGGCGCGACCATCCTCAACATCCCCGACACCGTGGGCTACGCCCAGCCGGCCGAGTTCGCCGAGCTTATCCGCCACCTCATGACCACCGTGCGCGGAGCCGGCGGCGTCACCTTCGCCGTCCACTGCCACAACGACCTGGGCCTGGCCGTGGCCAACACCCTGGCCGCCCTCCACGCCGGCGCGCGCCAGGCCGAAGTGACGCTCTCCGGCATCGGCGAACGGGCCGGCAACGCCTCCCTGGAGCAGGTCGTCATGGGCCTCAACACCCGGCCCAACTACTATAACCTGACCACCGGCATCGTCACCGAGGAGCTTTTCCCCTCCTGCCGCCGCCTGTCGGGCATCATCGGCCAGCCGATTCCGCCCTATGCCCCCATCATGGGTCGCAACGCCTTTGCCCACGAGTCCGGCATCCACCAGCACGGCGTGCTCAAGGATCGCCGCACCTACGAGATCATGACTGCCGAGAGCATCGGCCGCAAAGGCGCTGTGGTGGTGCTTGGCAAACACTCCGGCCGCCATGCTCTGGACGCCAAGGTCAAGGAACTCGGCTATGCTTTAAACGACGAAGAGCTGCTCGTGGTCTTCGTGGCCGTCAAACAGCTGGCTGACCGCAAGCAGCGCATCCTGGACGAAGACATCGAGGCCCTTATCCTCGAAAAAGTCCTGCGCCGCCCGGACCGCTACGCCTTGCAGTTCCTGTCCGTACACTGCGGCAACGTGGAACTCGCGCCCTTTGCCGTGGTCGAAATGCAGGTGGAAGGCCAGACCGTGCGCCACTACAGCGCCGGTTCCGGCCCGGTGGACGCGGTCTTTAACGCCGTCTGCCAGGCCGTGGGCCGCAAGCCCGACCTCGAAGAATACCAGATCAACGCCATCACCGGCGGCACCGACGCCCAGGGCGAAGTGACCGTGCGCATCAAGGACGGAACCGCGACCACTGTCGGCCGCGGCGTCCACGACGACGTCATCATGGCCAGTACCCTGGCTTTTATCAACGCGCTCAACCGTTTGGCCAAGAAGGAGGAGGAACGGACATGCCCGCAACTTTAG